From one Macrobrachium rosenbergii isolate ZJJX-2024 chromosome 52, ASM4041242v1, whole genome shotgun sequence genomic stretch:
- the LOC136833879 gene encoding pleckstrin homology-like domain family A member 1 encodes MLRISRATSSRELQTTRMRQLAVIALLVGAAVARPQAAGGREHTFAKILSFESYQDGNQFGHELFQEDGTTSGQKFGPDGLLYGFYSYVQDDGNRVKVFWRAGEGVGYEVIGVEGINQEGLGNLRATVSATPVPEPVVRSRPPPPPTQAPVRPHNPTHVQPQFQPQPQFQPQPQFVPAPAPRPTPAPFDPSVTFIPAAQPLDPTPAPHRFDYPAVLNLERTASGFVSSLQAV; translated from the exons ATGCTTCGCATCAGTAGAGCCACAAGTTCTAGAGAGCTACAAACCACAAGAATGAGACAGCTT GCCGTGATTGCATTGTTGGTCGGCGCCGCCGTGGCCAGGCCCCAGGCGGCAGGAGGCCGAGAACATACCTTCGCCAAGATTCTCTCATTCGAGTCGTACCAAGACGGCAACCAATTCGGCCACGAACTCTTCCAAGAGGATGGAACGACGAGCGGACAGAAATTCGGCCCCGACGGCCTCCTCTACGGATTCTACTCTTACGTCCAAGACGACGGCAACCGTGTCAAGGTCTTCTGGAGAGCGGGAGAGGGCGTCGGGTATGAGGTCATCGGCGTCGAGGGTATCAACCAGGAAGGCCTCGGAAACCTGAGGGCCACCGTCTCAGCCACCCCGGTTCCAGAGCCCGTCGTCCGCTCAAGACCACCACCCCCGCCCACCCAAGCTCCAGTCCGCCCCCACAACCCTACGCACGTGCAGCCCCAGTTCCAACCCCAGCCCCAGTTCCAACCCCAGCCCCAGTTCGTCCCAGCTCCCGCCCCCCGGCCCACCCCAGCTCCATTCGACCCATCGGTGACTTTCATTCCCGCCGCCCAGCCATTGGATCCAACCCCCGCCCCTCACAGATTCGACTACCCGGCTGTCCTCAACTTGGAGAGAACAGCATCCGGATTTGTGTCTTCGCTGCAGGCGGTGTAG